In one Epinephelus moara isolate mb chromosome 6, YSFRI_EMoa_1.0, whole genome shotgun sequence genomic region, the following are encoded:
- the LOC126392270 gene encoding zinc finger protein ZFAT-like isoform X1 produces the protein MDGQKAAGSVFMCRLCNLFSPSHSQLLAHCSQQHTQQEPPDDIIIALQPLVGEAVETLAESPVKRKRGRPKGSTKKTRIDLTEGKANSTHPLEDNVQIGEEGNKEEGDRQCNIIQGESHDGILGLECRDCHRSFSNRRQILKHICLKEEEEEEEDEEENGSISGGAGVEGSGSVDPGGGDPNQTQQNPARPGLLREKDAGSSRPPRTNRNRTSKEGGLATGNKKSVISVFLTQDETLPGVSKMVPVEDSSAETEPAAVQTQPQQSAVFQSQSQDLPSEAAACDGNSKTDQEPSSDPASTTSTTTTAAGRGFQEYSIKQDAPNLLQSQLKIFACEFCNKIFKFRHSLVAHLRTHTQEKPFQCPHCDYASAIKANLNVHLRKHTGEKFSCQHCPFNCLSPGHLKVHIERVHLKVKQHCSFCEKKYSDVKNLLQHMEKRHNLEDPAVYQSYQQLRLKTRQGLRQLLYHCPTCNRRFKNQLERERHLLVHGPQRPFACLLCDHAATKMATLTAHVRKHLFLYVCCVCDGKFVSSQRLKSHLSESHLELDQGQAFTDCINNSYYLIQPGGAMWGYEEQEDTEKGMKEGLRLEQEGEDERTREEGRSNGVEGEQWRDGEGEQLEVAVSEEKEGEQAKSQGESAEEVQGKDGGLESGGSQELLHQANPTETTAPSDRQEEATAGKNSQDNTANTCTAAAEDNTQTFLPSDSSHTALLEDRAREDTHLADGSTHAAENTHAVSPGEDGQTPHSEKQVSEVLHQSAFQQVFSSLQKIRLNMESFQRLRKIYGDLECQYCGKLFWYKVHYNVHVRTHTKEHSHYCTKCSYSSITKSSLKRHQIQKHSGLLLPCSNPGCKYTTPDKYKLQAHLRTHQEQGKSVTCPVCQQSYPEHKLKHHIKTSHPDTLPVQGKGLMVQRAEKCPYCDSYFLKNSSDFQRHIWAHEGLKPYVCTVCDYAGRSRSNLKTHMNRHNTERRHLCDLCGKKFKSKVTLKSHRLSHTDEGKRFQCSECDFTSVSKPSLLRHMEQHAEFKPFRCAHCHYSCNIAGPLKRHYNMKHPDQKYQNAGPGQPNPDALKQQGGMKCPECEFVYGTKWELNRHLKSKHSLKVVECTWEVEEAVEAQYVPVEHEEQLTEVPVAALQDNVNIQQITELSSETHDAVTSMVAMAPGTVTVVQQLQVADEQEVGNCSNQLMVVNAEGGLTGNQVMVVEDAHGLEALTVLTQGENAHHYIVYVQEHTVEIN, from the exons ATGGATGGACAAAAAGCAG CTGGTTCTGTGTTCATGTGTCGGCTGTGCAACCTCTTCTCTCCCAGTCACTCTCAGCTGCTGGCCCATTGCTCCCAGCAGCACACCCAGCAGGAGccacctgatgacatcatcattgcTCTGCAGCCCCTTGTAGGAGAGGCTGTGGAGACCCTGGCAG AGAGCCCAGTGAAGCGAAAGCGAGGACGACCTAAAGGTTCTACGAAGAAGACACGCATAGATTTGACAGAGGGAAAGGCCAACTCTACCCATCCTCTTGAGGATAATGTTCAAATAGGAGAAGAAGGGAATaaggaggagggagacagacaaTGTAACATAATACAAG GCGAAAGCCATGATGGGATTTTGGGGCTGGAATGTAGAGACTGCCACCGCTCGTTCAGCAACAGACGACAGATCCTCAAACACATCTGCctgaaagaagaggaggaggaggaggaggacgaagaGGAGAATG GGAGCATCTCTGGTGGAGCAGGAGTTGAGGGCTCTGGGAGTGTGGATCCTGGAGGAGGAGATCCAAATCAGACGCAACAAAACCCAGCAAGACCAGGACTCTTGAGAGAAAAAG ACGCGGGCAGCTCCAGACCCCCGAGAACCAACCGAAACCGCACCTCCAAAGAAGGAGGCCTTGCAACGGGAAACAAAAAGTCagtcatcagtgtttttctgacacaagATGAAACACTTCCAG GTGTTTCTAAAATGGTTCCAGTAGAGGACAGTTCAGCAGAAACAGAGCCTGCAGCTGTCCAAACTCAACCTCAG CAGTCTGCAGTCTTCCAGAGTCAGTCACAAGACCTTCCAAGTGAAGCCGCTGCCTGTGACGGTAACTCTAAAACAGATCAGGAGCCAAG CTCTGACCCAGCCTCCACaacttcaacaacaacaacagcagccgGCAGAGGCTTCCAGGAATATTCTATCAAGCAAGATGCTCCCAA tTTACTTCAGAGCCAGCTGAAGATCTTTGCCTGTGAGTTCTGTAACAAGATCTTTAAATTCAGACACTCACTGGTCGCCCACCTCAGGACGCACACCCAGGAGAAACCGTTCCAGTGTCCACACTGTGACTATGCATCAGCCATCAAAG CCAACCTGAATGTTCACCTGAGGAAGCACACAGGAGAGAAGTTCAGCTGTCAGCACTGTCCTTTCAACTGCCTCAGCCCAGGACACCTCAAG GTCCACATAGAGCGAGTCCATCTGAAGGTGAAGCAGCACTGCAGCTTCTGTGAGAAGAAATACTCTGATGTAAAGAACTTGCTGCAACACATGGAGAAACGACATAACCTAGAGGACCCTGCTGTCTACCAGAGCTACCAACAGCTCAG GTTAAAGACTCGTCAAGGCCTCAGGCAGCTCCTCTACCACTGTCCCACCTGTAACCGGCGCTTCAAGAACCAGCTGGAGCGGGAGCGCCACCTGTTGGTCCACGGGCCCCAGCGTCCCTTCGCCTGCCTCCTGTGTGACCATGCTGCGACCAAGATGGCCACCCTCACCGCTCATGTCAGGAAGCACCTTTTCCTGTacgtgtgctgtgtgtgtgacggGAAGTTTGTCAGCTCTCAGAGGCTGAAGAGTCACTTGAGTGAGTCTCACCTGGAGCTGGACCAGGGGCAGGCCTTCACCGACTGTATCAACAACAGCTACTATCTGATACAGCCTGGAGGAGCCATGTGGGGCTACGAGGAGCAGGAAGATACAGAGAAAGGGATGAAGGAAGGGCTACGGTTAGAGCAGGAGGGTGAGGATGAAAGGACAAGAGAGGAAGGTAGAAGTAATGGTGTAGAAGGGGAACAGTGGCGAGATGGGGAAGGGGAGCAGCTGGAAGTAGCAGTGAgtgaagaaaaagaaggagaacAAGCTAAATCTCAGGGTGAAAGTGCAGAAGAAGTGCAGGGCAAAGACGGAGGATTAGAAAGTGGAGGTTCCCAAGAACTGCTCCATCAAGCTAATCCTACAGAAACCACAGCTCCctctgacagacaggaggaAGCAACAGCTGGGAAGAACTCACAGGACAACACAGCCAACACATGCACTGCTGCAGCTGAAGACAATACACAGACTTTTTTACCATCAGACAGCAGTCACACCGCACTGCTGGAGGACAGGGCTCGAGAAGACACACACCTAGCTGATGGGAGCACACatgcagctgaaaacacacacgcagTTTCTCCAGGGGAAGATGGACAAACTCCACATTCAGAAAAG CAGGTGTCGGAGGTTCTCCATCAGAGTGCGTTTCAGCAGGTGTTCTCATCTCTTCAGAAGATTCGGCTCAACATGGAGTCTTTCCAGCGGCTCAGGAAAATTTACGGAGACCTGGAATGTCAATACTGTG GTAAACTGTTCTGGTACAAAGTCCACTATAACGTCCACGTACGCACTCACACCAAGGAGCACTCGCATTATTGTACAAAGTGTAGCTACTCGTCCATCACCAAAAGCTCTCTGAAGCGTCACCAGATTCAGAAGCACAGCGGCTTGCTGCTGCCATGTTCAAATCCTGGCTGTAAATACACCACACCTGACAAGTACAAACTTCAGGCCCATCTGAGGACGCACCAGGAGCAG GGGAAGAGTGTGACCTGTCCTGTCTGCCAGCAAAGCTATCCAGAGCACAAACTGAAACACCACATCAAAACATCCCACCCCG ACACACTACCTGTGCAGGGTAAAGGACTGATGGTACAGCGCGCAGAGAAGTGCCCCTACTGTGACTCCTACTTCCTAAAGAACAGCAGTGACTTTCAGCGGCACATCTGGGCCCACGAAG gtcTGAAGCCATACGTCTGCACTGTGTGTGACTACGCAGGCCGCAGCAGGAGTAACCTGAAGACCCACATGAACCGACACAACACAGAGAGACGACACCTCTGTGATCTGTGCGGTAAAAAGTTCAAATCTAAAGTCACGCTCAAAAGCCACAGACTGAGCCACACTGACGAAG gGAAACGGTTTCAGTGTTCCGAGTGTGACTTCACCTCGGTCTCCAAACCGTCCTTGCTCCGACACATGGAGCAACACGCTGAGTTTAAG CCATTTCGCTGTGCCCACTGCCACTACTCCTGCAACATTGCTGGTCCCCTGAAGCGACACTACAACATGAAACACCCAGATCAGAAGTATCAGAATGCTGGACCTGGACAGCCGAACCCTGATGCTCTGAAACAGCAAG GTGGCATGAAGTGTCCTGAATGTGAATTTGTTTATGGCACCAAGTGGGAGTTGAACCGTCACCTGAAGAGCAAGCACAGCCTGAAAGTTGTGGAATGCACCTGGGAG GTGGAGGAGGCAGTAGAGGCTCAGTACGTGCCTGTGGAGCATGAAGAACAGCTGACTGAAGTACCTGTAGCAGCCCTGCAGGACAACG TTAATATCCAGCAGATCACTGAGTTAAGTTCAGAGACTCACGACGCCGTCACCTCCATGGTCGCCATGGCTCCAGGCACTGTTACTGTCGTGCAACAG TTGCAGGTGGCTGATGAGCAGGAAGTGGGGAACTGCAGCAACCAGCTGATGGTGGTGAACGCAGAAGGGGGTCTGACCGGTAACCaggtgatggtggtggaggaCGCACACGGCCTGGAGGCTCTGACAGTCCTCACTCAGGGAGAAAACGCTCACCACTATATCGTCTACGTCCAGGAACACACAGTAGAAATCAACTAG